GAACATCAGCTGGGAGATTATGAGCGTTGAAGAGGCTAAGGAAAGATGGAGAGAAATAGATTATGTCGTTGTGGGACTTGACACGAAACTGACTTATGAGAAACTAAAGTATGGAACCTTAGCAATTAGGAATGGTTCAAAGTTCATTGGAACGAACCCAGATACAACTTATCCTGGAGAGGAAGGTATTCTGCCAGGAGCCGGCTCAATTCTTGCAGCGTTAAAAGCGTCAACGGATGTTGAGCCCTTAGTAATTGGGAAACCCAATGAGCCTGTTTTTGAAGTTGTCAAAGAGAAGCTCACTGCAGATGAGATCTGGGTTGTTGGTGACAGATTGGATACAGATATAGCATTTGCAAAAAGAATAGGGGCAAAAGCGATAATGGTCTTAACTGGTGTAAACACACTGAAGGACATTGAGAAAAGTGAGATAAAGCCTGATCTGGTTTTGCCCAGCATAAAAGAACTTCTGGAATATTTAAAAGTCCATGCCGATGATTAGATATTTAACCTTGGGTTCCAAATACATGAGTGAGGGATTTCATCATGGAGAGATTTGAAATTGACAAGGAGGTTGAAGAGAAGGTTAATCAAATCTTACAGAAGCTTATCAAGCTTCCTCTCGAGAAAATACTTAGCTATGCATTAAAGGGTGAGGAAGATGCCATACAGCTTTATAAATTTCTATCACAGCACATAGAGGAACCACATGCGAAGATGAAGTTTGAACAGTTCATTAAAATAGAGTCAGGGCATAAGAAGAAAATTCGCAAAGTATTTGAGGATCTGTTTCCGGGCGTTGAACCATCCGAGGTACCACTTCCCTCTTGGGTTGAGGTGTCATCACGAGATGTTAGAAAGGACATCAAAACGGCAGAGGACTACCTCAGCATTTTGAAGGTTGCAATAAGCTCTGAAAAACTTGCCGAAAAAATGTATCGATTTGTTGCCCAAGCTCTCAGCAAAGAGTACGCCGATGTCTTCACTTCACTTGCTAAAGATGAAAAGCAGCATTACGATTTTCTGGTTAACCAGTATCTCTTTTATAAGCGTGCCAAAGCTGAAGAGGATATGCATGAGATAATAAATAAGCTGCTTGGAAAGGAGTAGATACAGATGAAAGTTCAGAAGCTCCTTGAGAAGATCGCTTGGCAGGAGAATGAACTCTACAACCTGTACAAGCTCGGTGAAACCTTTGCAGTTCATGAAACACCACAGCTGGCTGAGCATTTTAACTGGTTAGCGAGTGAAGAGCTCAGGCACAGAAATACTGTGCAAACATTCATCAAAGAAAAAACGCTGGAAAACAGTGCGGTTATTGATCACTTGGATGCATTAAGTCTTGAGCCCTACTTAACCGATGAAAGGGTTGAGCCAGAGGACTTGGAGGATCTCATTCTTGAAGCCCTCATCAGAGAAAAGCATAGTTATGAGCTCTATCAAAAGCTCAGCGAAATATTGAAGGGTTCCCTCTCTCAGATCTTCAGGATGATGAGTCAAGAAGAGCTTAAGCATGCTTACAGGCTAAAGATAATATACGAAGCTGTTCACAAATAATGGATAAATTATCCGACATATCCCTTTTTCTACCCATCCCTTTTACGACAGAGTGCCAGCATAATATTTGTCATCTTGGCGAACCAAACATGGGCAAGGTATATTTACCCCGATTCCCTAATCCATAGCACTGATATTTCTACTAATACACATAATAACGCTAAATAATATGACAGGGGTGTTCATATGGCAGTTGAAAAAGTGATGAAAAGGGATGGAAGAATTGTTCCTTTTGATGAAGGACGTATAAGATGGGCTATACAAAGGGCAATGTGGGAAGTTGGGGTAAGGGATGAAAAGCTTTTAGATAAAGTGGTCAAAGATGTTGTTGGCAGAATAAATGAGCTATACGATGGAAAGATACCCCACATTGAAAACATTCAGGATATTGTGGAGCTTGAGCTAATGCGCAACGGTCTCTTTGATGTCGCTAAGGCTTATATCCTTTACAGAAAGAAAAAGGCAGAGATCAGAGAGGAAAAGAAGAAGATACTCAACAAGGACAAGCTTGATGAAATCGATAAGCGCTTTTCTATCAACGCCCTAAGGGTTTTGGCCAGCAGATACCTTATGAAGAATGAAGAAGGGAAAATAATTGAAAGCCCCCGCGAGCTGTTTGAGAGAGTTGCGATTCTTGCTGTAATCCCTGATCTGCTCTATGACGAGAGGGTTTTCTCTAAGGAGGGAGGCTTTGTTCAAGATTTAAAGCGGATTGATTATTATAGGGAGCATCTTGATGAATTTGACAAGAAGCTTGGCATTGGAAGATTTAAACTAAATAAGTACCATTTCGAAAGGCTTCTTTCGCTTTATCAGGAGCTTGCAGAAAAAGGTCAGATGAAAGTCAGCATTGATGAGATTGTTAAGATGCTTGAAAACGGTGCCTTTGATAAGTATGAAAGCGAGGTCGAGGAGTACTTCCGCTTGATGACAAACCAAGTGTTCATGCCAAACACTCCCGCCTTAATCAACGCGGGCAGGCCCTTGGGAATGCTTTCCGCCTGCTTCGTTGTCCCAATAGAGGATGATATGGAGAGCATAATGAAAGCAGCTCATGACGTTGCAATGATACAGAAAATGGGTGGTGGAACGGGCCTTAATTTCTCAAAGCTCCGTCCAGAGGGGGATTTAGTTGGAACAACAACCGGGGCAGCCAGCGGCCCTGTTTCTTTCATGCACCTC
Above is a genomic segment from Thermococcus sp. SY098 containing:
- a CDS encoding HAD-IIA family hydrolase, whose product is MLGIIFDMDGVIYRGNTPIEGAKEVIDYLKSRNVPFVFLTNNSTKNAEMYREKLLNLGIDVEEDRIITSGYATARYLQKHFKRGKVFVIGGKGLVEEIKNISWEIMSVEEAKERWREIDYVVVGLDTKLTYEKLKYGTLAIRNGSKFIGTNPDTTYPGEEGILPGAGSILAALKASTDVEPLVIGKPNEPVFEVVKEKLTADEIWVVGDRLDTDIAFAKRIGAKAIMVLTGVNTLKDIEKSEIKPDLVLPSIKELLEYLKVHADD
- a CDS encoding ferritin family protein, which gives rise to MERFEIDKEVEEKVNQILQKLIKLPLEKILSYALKGEEDAIQLYKFLSQHIEEPHAKMKFEQFIKIESGHKKKIRKVFEDLFPGVEPSEVPLPSWVEVSSRDVRKDIKTAEDYLSILKVAISSEKLAEKMYRFVAQALSKEYADVFTSLAKDEKQHYDFLVNQYLFYKRAKAEEDMHEIINKLLGKE
- a CDS encoding ferritin family protein — translated: MKVQKLLEKIAWQENELYNLYKLGETFAVHETPQLAEHFNWLASEELRHRNTVQTFIKEKTLENSAVIDHLDALSLEPYLTDERVEPEDLEDLILEALIREKHSYELYQKLSEILKGSLSQIFRMMSQEELKHAYRLKIIYEAVHK